The Linepithema humile isolate Giens D197 chromosome 2, Lhum_UNIL_v1.0, whole genome shotgun sequence genome has a segment encoding these proteins:
- the wdp gene encoding protein windpipe isoform X1: protein MFCRCWNDKSDRKMQAAPYLLSLLLILLQQSGWTRGLCDLENGTEARCDDLRDLENIEARHLEILQVPVMQDVLTPGLFDNLTNLEHLDLSAGHLKKIKSGSFRFLNKLKSLNLGENRIEYLELASLEGLTHLRSLNLRRNAIRQLPPALMRLKSLKHLDVYGNPIECNCATLKVRDLVVQRGASLSKKIVCAGPGNMKGTSLMKPSATIVCSLEQQDREMQNDQAEGSGTDFEDEATEEEDNSVEYEEINSSTGKSAEPEVETPVPTTSLDSTTGSPTKEWESIAPAESTVGITTSASQRADDDEEIFFDNEDKKEQFTTEMSHTKEIKNSLFYPTYGSGDEDEGSGEGSGAGVSEHYDEERTEKNNGSTNDDTSITKALWEILFGSTETTTAAEAKDPDLEEEQFISASSTEESNKAHSIESEQVTTDATTAFVPIVKSVEVLKAAGGDDKAGNVKAEVNSLNDEQADVSPAKQPKKGMGSYVVLAILLAVVATLIGIAAYRGDICRKKRKRGDVENGTELKDMQKSLLPDAGGVAQPKITSNGNAESVPLVEGAPENDNAKIDKIESENLQTQETPRSHNGAGDHHDPVKPPRKLIASQDDERDEERPRVDVNSLRDNFFADRTSPAQPSESSITTNSEPMKHEPNGPPLSPGAQRVKITLQENPDSVPKTPILITRTMAGENLVKTP from the exons ATGTTTTGCAGGTGTTGGAACG ATAAATCAGATCGGAAGATGCAGGCGGCGCCGTACCTGCTGTCGCTCCTCCTGATTCTCCTCCAGCAATCGGGATGGACTCGAGGACTCTGCGATCTGGAGAACGGCACCGAGGCGCGGTGCGACGATCTAAGGGACCTCGAGAACATTGAGGCGCGTCATCTGGAAATCTTGCAGGTTCCGGTGATGCAGGACGTCTTAACTCCAGGCCTCTTCGACAATCTGACGAATCTCGAGCATCTCGATCTGTCGGCCGGCCACCTGAAGAAGATCAAGTCGGGAAGTTTTCGCTTCTTGAATAAATTGAAGAGCCTGAATCTTGGCGAGAACCGTATCGAGTATCTGGAACTGGCCTCTCTCGAAGGCTTGACTCACCTGCGCAGCTTGAACTTGCGTAGGAACGCCATCCGGCAGCTGCCGCCCGCGCTGATGCGTCTGAAAAGTCTCAAGCATCTGGACGTTTATGGCAATCCGATCGAGTGCAACTGTGCCACTCTCAAGGTCCGCGACCTCGTCGTGCAGAGGGGCGCGAGTCTGTCGAAGAAGATCGTGTGCGCGGGCCCCGGCAACATGAAGGGCACGTCATTGATGAAACCGAGCGCGACGATCGTCTGCAGCCTTGAACAGCAGGACCGGGAGATGCAGAACGATCAAGCGGAGGGATCCGGGACGGATTTCGAAGACGAGGCCACCGAAGAGGAGGATAACAGCGTCGAGTACGAGGAGATTAACAGCAGCACCGGGAAGTCGGCGGAGCCGGAAGTCGAGACCCCCGTCCCGACCACGTCGCTGGACTCCACGACCGGATCCCCCACGAAGGAGTGGGAGTCGATCGCGCCCGCGGAGAGCACTGTCGGCATTACGACGAGCGCCTCACAGCgggccgacgacgacgaggaaatCTTCTTCGACAACGAGGACAAGAAGGAGCAGTTCACGACCGAGATGTCGCACACGAAGGAGATCAAGAACTCCTTGTTCTATCCGACGTACGGCTCCGGCGACGAGGACGAGGGTTCCGGCGAAGGATCCGGCGCCGGCGTCTCGGAACACTACGACGAGGAGAGGACCGAGAAGAACAACGGTAGCACCAACGACGACACGTCGATCACGAAAGCTCTGTGGGAAATTCTGTTCGGTTCGACGGAGACCACAACGGCCGCGGAGGCGAAGGATCCGGATCTCGAGGAGGAGCAATTTATAAGCGCGTCGTCCACCGAAGAGTCGAACAAGGCTCACTCGATCGAGTCGGAGCAAGTCACCACCGACGCGACCACGGCGTTCGTCCCGATCGTCAAAAGCGTGGAGGTGCTGAAGGCCGCCGGCGGCGACGACAAGGCGGGTAACGTGAAGGCCGAGGTGAACAGTTTGAACGACGAGCAGGCGGACGTGTCGCCGGCCAAGCAGCCTAAGAAGGGCATGGGCTCGTACGTAGTGCTGGCAATTCTGCTCGCCGTCGTGGCGACGCTTATCGGCATCGCCGCGTACAGAGGCGACATTTGCAGGAAGAAGAGGAAGCGCGGCGACGTGGAGAACGGCACCGAGCTCAAGGACATGCAGAAGTCACTCCTGCCGGACGCCGGAGGCGTCGCGCAACCGAAGATCACCTCCAACGGGAACGCCGAGAGCGTCCCCCTCGTGGAAGGCGCCCCGGAGAACGATAACGCGAAGATCGACAAGATTGAGAGTGAGAATCTTCAGACCCAGGAGACGCCGCGGTCTCACAACGGCGCCGGCGATCATCACGATCCCGTGAAGCCGCCGAGGAAGCTGATCGCTTCGCAGGACGACGAGAGGGACGAGGAGAGGCCGCGCGTGGACGTGAACTCCCTGAGAGATAACTTCTTCGCGGACAGGACGAGTCCCGCGCAGCCCTCCGAGTCCTCGATCACGACGAACAGCGAGCCGATGAAGCACGAGCCGAACGGGCCGCCGCTCAGCCCCGGCGCTCAGAGAGTGAAGATCACCTTGCAGGAAAATCCCGACAGTGTGCCAAAGACGCCCATACTCATCACGCGAACGATGGCCGGTGAGAATCTAGTCAAGACGCCATGA
- the LOC105667682 gene encoding leucine-rich repeat-containing protein 15 isoform X2, translated as MEEQSVIHRSVLLSLVTWLTILSIVGCQSICPTRCLCYLIRMPRTIECSRQGMLVFPKNISDIVEHLDLSDNLLTEITDDINRLTELQYLNLAKNQLNFLPSNLEELKKLTRLDLSNNAITNVADIASISQLPTLTVLYISRNPLPNLKGLTSEVLQALDAGHCLITELGNQSLSGLPALTSLNLVGNPLKNIQTPVSESLRWLDMSDCILNYLYPDTFSQIPNLEELRLTNNPTLVYSTRHATLQHLKLKRLDVSRCNLDRPGLHGLPALTQARLSHNAIRLLPDRIFTRNRQLTHLYLNANSLERLNASTFQGLMKLQTLDLSANNLVEVHKQAFQNNINLKLVNLSYNSLHQFPDLAATFLATLDLSFNLINRLKANSLENLPMIVNLNLRDNQLQALPRGLQSTTLKVLNVQRNRLVELHNSSFSELPSLQKIDLSGNRLTEAMDPVIFRNNPDLAVIRLEDNPWRCDCTQLYVTFEFLTDPPVKTTGSSLICQSPANVSGYSWEVACFDAWNVDVYHSKDKTWGMVMVSLLILVVLCGSVVSIKHTMKIKRRVVEQRQQLEMAERERLRLLHRRNQQRLEEEELEELDHPSEPRINPLELIGPPTYEEAVQMPRLVHSMDALNEISVDNSALRAMSSVDNLRIKKKRTRRPRKRTQSEDDLLRREERRQERIRRERNNSNSNIGEQPLNTNSRNPRTSLARRSRRHSAVDESIESGSSKDRPRPQTPNTKKKKRRQMSRNEHVTDDEDSDVQTFNSSRSVVIRELPREPRSGFRKSFIERET; from the exons ATGGAGGAACAATCAGTGATACATCGCAGCGTGCTTCTGTCGCTGGTCACGTGGTTGACAATTTTGTCGATTGTGGGATGTCAAAGCATCTGTCCCACTAGATGTTTATGCTATCTTATCCGAATGCCCCGCACTATCGAATGCTCGAGACAAGGAATGCTAGTCTTTCCCAAAAATATTAGTGATATT gtCGAGCATCTAGACTTGTCGGATAATCTCTTAACTGAGATCACCGACGACATTAATCGACTGACCGAGCTGCAGTACCTGAATCTGGCCAAGAATCAGCTCAATTTCCTGCCAAGTAATCTGGAGGAATTAAAAAAGCTCACCAGACTAGATCTATCGAACAACGCCATCACAAACGTAGCAGACATTGCTTCCATTAGCCAGCTACCGACCCTGACAGTCCTATACATCTCAAGGAATCCATTACCTAACTTGAAAGGGCTAACCAGCGAGGTGCTTCAGGCGCTGGATGCCGGCCATTGCC TTATAACCGAACTCGGCAATCAGTCCTTGAGTGGATTACCAGCTTTGACTAGTTTGAATCTCGTGGGAAACCcgctgaaaaatattcaaacacCTGTCAGCGAGTCACTGCGATGGTTGGACATGTCAGACTGTATTTTGAACTATCTGTATCCAGATACTTTCAGTCAAATTCCGAATCTAGAAGAATTACGACTGACCAATAATCCCACGCTAGTGTACAGTACTCg ACACGCGACCTTGCAGCATCTCAAGCTGAAGAGACTGGACGTATCGAGATGCAACCTCGACAGACCCGGACTTCACGGCTTGCCGGCGTTAACGCAAGCTCGGCTTTCTCACAATGCAATTCGTTTATTGCCAGATCGCATTTTCACTAGGAACAGACAACTAACGCACTTGTACCTGAACGCGAACAGTCTGGAACGATTAAACGCCAGCACTTTTCAAGGTTTGATGAAACTGCAAACGTTGGATCTGTCCGCGAACAATCTTGTGGAGGTTCACAAGCAAGCATTccaaaataacattaatctCAAGCTTGTGAATCTTTCCTACAACTCTTTGCACCAATTTCCGGATTTGGCGGCGACTTTCCTCGCGACGCTGGACCTATCGTTCAATCTAATTAACCGCCTCAAAGCAAATTCTCTGGAGAATCTGCCCATGATTGTAAATCTGAACTTGAGGGATAATCAACTGCAAGCGTTACCACGCGGCTTACAATCGACGACGTTAAAAGTGTTGAACGTGCAAAGAAACAGGCTTGTCGAATTACATAATAGCAGCTTTTCTGAATTGCCGTCATTACAAAAGATCGATTTGTCAg gaAATCGCTTGACAGAGGCGATGGATCCAGTCATATTTCGAAACAATCCAGATTTAGCCGTGATTCGTTTAGAAGATAATCCATGGCGTTGCGACTGCACGCAACTCTACGTCACTTTCGAATTCTTGACGGATCCTCCGGTCAAAACTACAGGATCGAGTTTGATCTGCCAGAGTCCGGCAAACGTTTCCGGCTATTCGTGGGAAGTCGCGTGTTTCGATGCCTGGAACGTAGACGTGTATCATAGCAAAGACAAAACTTGGGGAATGGTAATGGTGAGCTTACTTATTTTGGTCGTTCTATGTGGCAGCGTAGTGTCAATCAAGCACACCATGAAGATAAAAAGAAGAGTCGTCGAACAGAGACAGCAACTCGAGATggcagagagagaaagattaCGACTTTTACACAGAAG AAATCAACAACGTTTGGAAGAGGAGGAACTAGAAGAATTGGATCATCCATCGGAACCTAGAATTAATCCTCTGGAATTAATCGGACCACCTACTTACGAGGAAGCAGTCCAGATGCCCAGACTCGTTCATTCCATGGACGCTTTAAACGAAATCTCCGTCGACAATAGTGCCTTGCGTGCTATGAGTTCTGTGGATAATCTacggataaagaaaaaaagaacgaggAGGCCCAGAAAACGAACTCAAAGCGAGGACGATCTACTGAGGCGGGAAGAACGTCGGCAGGAACGAAtcagaagagagagaaataattcTAACAGCAACATCGGCGAGCAGCCGCTGAACACGAATTCCAGAAATCCGAGAACTTCCTTGGCGCGCAGATCCAGAAGGCACAGTGCCGTGGACGAGTCCATCGAATCCGGCAGCAGCAAGGACAGACCGAGACCGCAAACTCCTAacacaaagaagaaaaagagaagacaAATGAGTAGAAACGAGCACGTAACCGATGACGAAGATTCCGATGTTCAGACATTTAATTCCAGCCGATCTGTCGTCATTAGAGAACTTCCACGAGAACCCAGAAGCGGCTTTAGAAAATCATTCATAGAACGcgaaacttaa
- the wdp gene encoding protein windpipe isoform X2, with amino-acid sequence MQAAPYLLSLLLILLQQSGWTRGLCDLENGTEARCDDLRDLENIEARHLEILQVPVMQDVLTPGLFDNLTNLEHLDLSAGHLKKIKSGSFRFLNKLKSLNLGENRIEYLELASLEGLTHLRSLNLRRNAIRQLPPALMRLKSLKHLDVYGNPIECNCATLKVRDLVVQRGASLSKKIVCAGPGNMKGTSLMKPSATIVCSLEQQDREMQNDQAEGSGTDFEDEATEEEDNSVEYEEINSSTGKSAEPEVETPVPTTSLDSTTGSPTKEWESIAPAESTVGITTSASQRADDDEEIFFDNEDKKEQFTTEMSHTKEIKNSLFYPTYGSGDEDEGSGEGSGAGVSEHYDEERTEKNNGSTNDDTSITKALWEILFGSTETTTAAEAKDPDLEEEQFISASSTEESNKAHSIESEQVTTDATTAFVPIVKSVEVLKAAGGDDKAGNVKAEVNSLNDEQADVSPAKQPKKGMGSYVVLAILLAVVATLIGIAAYRGDICRKKRKRGDVENGTELKDMQKSLLPDAGGVAQPKITSNGNAESVPLVEGAPENDNAKIDKIESENLQTQETPRSHNGAGDHHDPVKPPRKLIASQDDERDEERPRVDVNSLRDNFFADRTSPAQPSESSITTNSEPMKHEPNGPPLSPGAQRVKITLQENPDSVPKTPILITRTMAGENLVKTP; translated from the coding sequence ATGCAGGCGGCGCCGTACCTGCTGTCGCTCCTCCTGATTCTCCTCCAGCAATCGGGATGGACTCGAGGACTCTGCGATCTGGAGAACGGCACCGAGGCGCGGTGCGACGATCTAAGGGACCTCGAGAACATTGAGGCGCGTCATCTGGAAATCTTGCAGGTTCCGGTGATGCAGGACGTCTTAACTCCAGGCCTCTTCGACAATCTGACGAATCTCGAGCATCTCGATCTGTCGGCCGGCCACCTGAAGAAGATCAAGTCGGGAAGTTTTCGCTTCTTGAATAAATTGAAGAGCCTGAATCTTGGCGAGAACCGTATCGAGTATCTGGAACTGGCCTCTCTCGAAGGCTTGACTCACCTGCGCAGCTTGAACTTGCGTAGGAACGCCATCCGGCAGCTGCCGCCCGCGCTGATGCGTCTGAAAAGTCTCAAGCATCTGGACGTTTATGGCAATCCGATCGAGTGCAACTGTGCCACTCTCAAGGTCCGCGACCTCGTCGTGCAGAGGGGCGCGAGTCTGTCGAAGAAGATCGTGTGCGCGGGCCCCGGCAACATGAAGGGCACGTCATTGATGAAACCGAGCGCGACGATCGTCTGCAGCCTTGAACAGCAGGACCGGGAGATGCAGAACGATCAAGCGGAGGGATCCGGGACGGATTTCGAAGACGAGGCCACCGAAGAGGAGGATAACAGCGTCGAGTACGAGGAGATTAACAGCAGCACCGGGAAGTCGGCGGAGCCGGAAGTCGAGACCCCCGTCCCGACCACGTCGCTGGACTCCACGACCGGATCCCCCACGAAGGAGTGGGAGTCGATCGCGCCCGCGGAGAGCACTGTCGGCATTACGACGAGCGCCTCACAGCgggccgacgacgacgaggaaatCTTCTTCGACAACGAGGACAAGAAGGAGCAGTTCACGACCGAGATGTCGCACACGAAGGAGATCAAGAACTCCTTGTTCTATCCGACGTACGGCTCCGGCGACGAGGACGAGGGTTCCGGCGAAGGATCCGGCGCCGGCGTCTCGGAACACTACGACGAGGAGAGGACCGAGAAGAACAACGGTAGCACCAACGACGACACGTCGATCACGAAAGCTCTGTGGGAAATTCTGTTCGGTTCGACGGAGACCACAACGGCCGCGGAGGCGAAGGATCCGGATCTCGAGGAGGAGCAATTTATAAGCGCGTCGTCCACCGAAGAGTCGAACAAGGCTCACTCGATCGAGTCGGAGCAAGTCACCACCGACGCGACCACGGCGTTCGTCCCGATCGTCAAAAGCGTGGAGGTGCTGAAGGCCGCCGGCGGCGACGACAAGGCGGGTAACGTGAAGGCCGAGGTGAACAGTTTGAACGACGAGCAGGCGGACGTGTCGCCGGCCAAGCAGCCTAAGAAGGGCATGGGCTCGTACGTAGTGCTGGCAATTCTGCTCGCCGTCGTGGCGACGCTTATCGGCATCGCCGCGTACAGAGGCGACATTTGCAGGAAGAAGAGGAAGCGCGGCGACGTGGAGAACGGCACCGAGCTCAAGGACATGCAGAAGTCACTCCTGCCGGACGCCGGAGGCGTCGCGCAACCGAAGATCACCTCCAACGGGAACGCCGAGAGCGTCCCCCTCGTGGAAGGCGCCCCGGAGAACGATAACGCGAAGATCGACAAGATTGAGAGTGAGAATCTTCAGACCCAGGAGACGCCGCGGTCTCACAACGGCGCCGGCGATCATCACGATCCCGTGAAGCCGCCGAGGAAGCTGATCGCTTCGCAGGACGACGAGAGGGACGAGGAGAGGCCGCGCGTGGACGTGAACTCCCTGAGAGATAACTTCTTCGCGGACAGGACGAGTCCCGCGCAGCCCTCCGAGTCCTCGATCACGACGAACAGCGAGCCGATGAAGCACGAGCCGAACGGGCCGCCGCTCAGCCCCGGCGCTCAGAGAGTGAAGATCACCTTGCAGGAAAATCCCGACAGTGTGCCAAAGACGCCCATACTCATCACGCGAACGATGGCCGGTGAGAATCTAGTCAAGACGCCATGA
- the LOC105667682 gene encoding leucine-rich repeat-containing protein 15 isoform X1, with protein sequence MEEQSVIHRSVLLSLVTWLTILSIVGCQSICPTRCLCYLIRMPRTIECSRQGMLVFPKNISDIVEHLDLSDNLLTEITDDINRLTELQYLNLAKNQLNFLPSNLEELKKLTRLDLSNNAITNVADIASISQLPTLTVLYISRNPLPNLKGLTSEVLQALDAGHCLITELGNQSLSGLPALTSLNLVGNPLKNIQTPVSESLRWLDMSDCILNYLYPDTFSQIPNLEELRLTNNPTLVYSTRHATLQHLKLKRLDVSRCNLDRPGLHGLPALTQARLSHNAIRLLPDRIFTRNRQLTHLYLNANSLERLNASTFQGLMKLQTLDLSANNLVEVHKQAFQNNINLKLVNLSYNSLHQFPDLAATFLATLDLSFNLINRLKANSLENLPMIVNLNLRDNQLQALPRGLQSTTLKVLNVQRNRLVELHNSSFSELPSLQKIDLSGNRLTEAMDPVIFRNNPDLAVIRLEDNPWRCDCTQLYVTFEFLTDPPVKTTGSSLICQSPANVSGYSWEVACFDAWNVDVYHSKDKTWGMVMVSLLILVVLCGSVVSIKHTMKIKRRVVEQRQQLEMAERERLRLLHRRITTDQRRCTYITISNQQRLEEEELEELDHPSEPRINPLELIGPPTYEEAVQMPRLVHSMDALNEISVDNSALRAMSSVDNLRIKKKRTRRPRKRTQSEDDLLRREERRQERIRRERNNSNSNIGEQPLNTNSRNPRTSLARRSRRHSAVDESIESGSSKDRPRPQTPNTKKKKRRQMSRNEHVTDDEDSDVQTFNSSRSVVIRELPREPRSGFRKSFIERET encoded by the exons ATGGAGGAACAATCAGTGATACATCGCAGCGTGCTTCTGTCGCTGGTCACGTGGTTGACAATTTTGTCGATTGTGGGATGTCAAAGCATCTGTCCCACTAGATGTTTATGCTATCTTATCCGAATGCCCCGCACTATCGAATGCTCGAGACAAGGAATGCTAGTCTTTCCCAAAAATATTAGTGATATT gtCGAGCATCTAGACTTGTCGGATAATCTCTTAACTGAGATCACCGACGACATTAATCGACTGACCGAGCTGCAGTACCTGAATCTGGCCAAGAATCAGCTCAATTTCCTGCCAAGTAATCTGGAGGAATTAAAAAAGCTCACCAGACTAGATCTATCGAACAACGCCATCACAAACGTAGCAGACATTGCTTCCATTAGCCAGCTACCGACCCTGACAGTCCTATACATCTCAAGGAATCCATTACCTAACTTGAAAGGGCTAACCAGCGAGGTGCTTCAGGCGCTGGATGCCGGCCATTGCC TTATAACCGAACTCGGCAATCAGTCCTTGAGTGGATTACCAGCTTTGACTAGTTTGAATCTCGTGGGAAACCcgctgaaaaatattcaaacacCTGTCAGCGAGTCACTGCGATGGTTGGACATGTCAGACTGTATTTTGAACTATCTGTATCCAGATACTTTCAGTCAAATTCCGAATCTAGAAGAATTACGACTGACCAATAATCCCACGCTAGTGTACAGTACTCg ACACGCGACCTTGCAGCATCTCAAGCTGAAGAGACTGGACGTATCGAGATGCAACCTCGACAGACCCGGACTTCACGGCTTGCCGGCGTTAACGCAAGCTCGGCTTTCTCACAATGCAATTCGTTTATTGCCAGATCGCATTTTCACTAGGAACAGACAACTAACGCACTTGTACCTGAACGCGAACAGTCTGGAACGATTAAACGCCAGCACTTTTCAAGGTTTGATGAAACTGCAAACGTTGGATCTGTCCGCGAACAATCTTGTGGAGGTTCACAAGCAAGCATTccaaaataacattaatctCAAGCTTGTGAATCTTTCCTACAACTCTTTGCACCAATTTCCGGATTTGGCGGCGACTTTCCTCGCGACGCTGGACCTATCGTTCAATCTAATTAACCGCCTCAAAGCAAATTCTCTGGAGAATCTGCCCATGATTGTAAATCTGAACTTGAGGGATAATCAACTGCAAGCGTTACCACGCGGCTTACAATCGACGACGTTAAAAGTGTTGAACGTGCAAAGAAACAGGCTTGTCGAATTACATAATAGCAGCTTTTCTGAATTGCCGTCATTACAAAAGATCGATTTGTCAg gaAATCGCTTGACAGAGGCGATGGATCCAGTCATATTTCGAAACAATCCAGATTTAGCCGTGATTCGTTTAGAAGATAATCCATGGCGTTGCGACTGCACGCAACTCTACGTCACTTTCGAATTCTTGACGGATCCTCCGGTCAAAACTACAGGATCGAGTTTGATCTGCCAGAGTCCGGCAAACGTTTCCGGCTATTCGTGGGAAGTCGCGTGTTTCGATGCCTGGAACGTAGACGTGTATCATAGCAAAGACAAAACTTGGGGAATGGTAATGGTGAGCTTACTTATTTTGGTCGTTCTATGTGGCAGCGTAGTGTCAATCAAGCACACCATGAAGATAAAAAGAAGAGTCGTCGAACAGAGACAGCAACTCGAGATggcagagagagaaagattaCGACTTTTACACAGAAG AATCACAACCGACCAGCGCAGATGTACATACATAACAATCTC AAATCAACAACGTTTGGAAGAGGAGGAACTAGAAGAATTGGATCATCCATCGGAACCTAGAATTAATCCTCTGGAATTAATCGGACCACCTACTTACGAGGAAGCAGTCCAGATGCCCAGACTCGTTCATTCCATGGACGCTTTAAACGAAATCTCCGTCGACAATAGTGCCTTGCGTGCTATGAGTTCTGTGGATAATCTacggataaagaaaaaaagaacgaggAGGCCCAGAAAACGAACTCAAAGCGAGGACGATCTACTGAGGCGGGAAGAACGTCGGCAGGAACGAAtcagaagagagagaaataattcTAACAGCAACATCGGCGAGCAGCCGCTGAACACGAATTCCAGAAATCCGAGAACTTCCTTGGCGCGCAGATCCAGAAGGCACAGTGCCGTGGACGAGTCCATCGAATCCGGCAGCAGCAAGGACAGACCGAGACCGCAAACTCCTAacacaaagaagaaaaagagaagacaAATGAGTAGAAACGAGCACGTAACCGATGACGAAGATTCCGATGTTCAGACATTTAATTCCAGCCGATCTGTCGTCATTAGAGAACTTCCACGAGAACCCAGAAGCGGCTTTAGAAAATCATTCATAGAACGcgaaacttaa